ATCaaaaagaagagggagaaaTCTGTTTAGttgaggtaaaaaataaaagggaaatgaTGGACATAATGACAGCTAAATTGGAGAAACAGGCAGAAGAAATGGAGGAATCCTGTGATCAGGTTAGAAAGGAAAAGCAAGAGGTTGAGCAAGTCAAATTTGAAATGAGGAGACTAAAAGATGAGCTTGAAACAAAaatcaaagaaataaaagaagagaAGGAAAACATGGCCATGATTATCCTTGATTTGGGGAAAAAGAACAATGAAGTGGATGAACAGCTAAAGGGgattaaaagggaaaaagatGGCATTGAACAGATGAAGGTTCAGTTGAAAAAACAAGAAGATGAACTGGAACACAGGTTGATAGACATAAAGAAAGAGGAGGACAAAATTGCCAAGCTTGTTGCTGACCtagaaaaacaaagagaagacCTTGAAATGGAaactatggagacacagagagaggacaaaTTGACAAAGATTATGGTTGATttggagaaaaagaacaaagaagtAGATAAACACTTAGAGGagataaaaagtgaaaaagaaaactttgaACAAGTTCAGGCagatttgaaaaaggaaaaagatgaCTTGGACAATAGGATGATAGATATAAAGAAGGAAGAGGACAAAATTGCCAATATTGTTGCTGACCtagaaaggcagagagaagaCCTGAAAAACAAGCTGGAAGAAGTAAGGAAAGAAAAGGGTGAGATGGAGATTACCATCACTGAtttacagagagaaaaagaagaattgGAAAGAACTAAAGCAGAGAATTTAAGGGAAAAGGAAACTATTGGTAAactgaaagctgaaataaagAGTCAAAAAGATGACCTTGAAACCAAAAGAGTAGCCATGTTACCAGAAAAGGCAGAGATGGCCATGGCAATGCTGGATGAAGAAAGGCTGAGGGAAGGAATGGAAGAAAAAAGGGCAGAGGtcagaagagaaaaagaggatgAGTTGGTTGAGGCGGAGATGGTAAGATCAAAAGAAGACCTGGAAAAATTGATGGAAGAGATGaggacagaaaaggaaaagatgGATTTAATTAAGGCCGacattcagaaagaaaaagattttgttGAAGAAAGCAGGAGAGGCATCGCTTTGCAAAAAGATGATCTTGACAAGGTCAAAGctaacattaaaaaacagaaagatgaACTGGAAACAAGGATGGAAGATGTTAAGAAAGAGATGGAAAGGTTAGGGCAGATTCAGCTTGATATTCAGAGACAGAATGATGACATTAAAGCAATCAAGGAAGAACTAAGACGGGAGAAGGCTGAGATACAGCAACAGAAAGACAAGTCCATGAAGGACACTGAAAATGTGGAAAGGATGATGGCAGAAATACTTAAACAAAAAGAAGACCTTGAAATGGAAACTatggagatacagagagagaaggacaaatTGACAAAGATTATGGTTGATTTGGAGCAAAAGAACAAAGAAGTAGATAAACACTTAGAGGagataaaaagtgaaaaagaaaactttgaACAAATTCAGGCagatttgaaaaaggaaaaagatgaCTTGGACAATAGGATGATAGATATAAAGAAGGGGGAGGACCAAATTGCCATGAGTATTGCTGAATTGGAAAGTCAGAAAGGAGACCTGCACTATAAACTGGaagaggtgaggagagagaaggatgagATGGAGATCATCATGGCTAATTTActgggagaaaaagaagaaattgtTAGAACTAAGGCAGAGATAGTGAGTGAAAAGCAAACTATTGACCAATTGAAAACTGAACTTAGACTAAAAGATGAGCctggaacaaaaacagaagataTAAACCTAGAAAAGGGAGAAATTGGCATCTTAgtaacagacaaacaaaaagatgAAATGGGTGAAATCAAGGCAGAAGTcttgagagaaaaagaagataCTGAGTTAGCCAAGGCTGAGATGAAAAGAGACAAAGATGACCTGGAAATGAAGTGGAAAGAGCTGATGACAGAGAAGGAACGGATTGAGATCACCATGGCCAACTTAGAGAAACGGAAAGAAGAAACTGAACAAATCAGGAGAGACACACTGAGGGAGAAAATGCACATTCAACAGATCAAGTTAGAGttacaaagacagaaagaagacACGGAACACAGGCTAGTGGCTAAAAAGACAGCGGTTGAAACTACAGAGGCAGAGTCACAGACTGCAGAAGTAGAGTGGGAGAAAATGAGGGATGAAACAGTGAAAGAAATGATGGAACACTTTATGGAAAAGATAATGAGAGAAAAGGATGATTTGGAAGTGACTAAAGCTCAGATAAGCAGACAGAAATTTGAAATTGAGAGTAGAATAGAAGAGGCAAAGAGGGAGAAGGCTTATTTGCTGAGACTGAATGAAGAAATTGAACAAAAAAGGCATGAGGCAATGAGAGAGAAGTATAACATGGAAGAAATAAAAGCTAAaatacagagacagaaagaggactTAGAAAAGAGAATGGAGGAAACACACAGGATGGAAGAGATGAAAGGTCCACTGCTGAGGGCAATACAAGAATTAGAACAATGCAGGAAAGAAATACAGAGAGTAAAACAAGAAATGGAACAAAGCAGGGAAGAGACAAGGCAGGAGAAGGACAGAATGGAACTCATGAAGATTGAGATACGGACATTAAAGCATCAGCTGAATGAACAAAGAGGTATAATTGTAAATAAAGAGTTGAAACATATTGGAATGCAGACAGATTTGGAATATCTGGAACATACCAAATCTCACTTAAAGGGAACCATGGAGGATATGGACAGCATGGGAGATGAGACAGATACTTACAGAGAGCTGGAAGGCGgagtggaaaaaacaacaagagaAAAGGACAAAATGACCCTTTTGGAAACTGAGataatgagagacagagaagctcAGGAGCGACTGCAGGATGAGaccatgagaaaaaaacaacatattttccAGATCAAGACAGAGATACATGGAGTAAAGGGCGAAATGGAGAAAAGACAGGAGGAAGACCAGAAAGAAGAGCTGGACCAGAGACCTGATTTActcagagagggggaagaacTGGAACAGAGACCTGATttccagagagagggggaagagctGGACCAGAGACCTGATttccagagagagggggaagaactGGAACAGAGACCTGATttccagagagagggggaagagctGGAACAGAGACCTGATTTCCAGAGTGAGAGGGAACAGCTGGAACAGAGACCAGATTTCCAGAGTGAGAGGGAAGAGCTGGAAAAGATGAAGATTGAGATAGAGACAACCAAGAACTTGTtgaagagaagagaagatgAGTTGGAGAAACTAAAGGACAAGATGCTCAAAGACATAGAGGAACTGAGGaaggaaaaggaaacagaaatcAAGGGactaaaggaagaaaagaaaatagagATAGAACAACCCAAGACCATGGAGAAAAAGAAGCTAAAGaaatttaaggacaaaaagaaaaggacactgaaggaggagaaagaagggGTAGCAGTGGAGTGGTTCATGGAAGAGACAcacggacagatggacagacctACTGAGAAACTGGTACTTTCTATATCTGCCACAGAATATCGAGTACACATCTGTACACAATTAGAGGGATGCTTGACAACAGATGTATCATACTGAGCTTTCCCAGCTTGTGATGTTGTTTTCATGgtgaagtgtgtgcatgtacagcaTGTGACCTGAATTTatctatgtactgtatgttggtATTGTATCCCCCCTTTTTCCaggataacaaaaaaaaaaaccttaactTGACTGTGAAAACATGTGGGTACAGTCAACTAAAATTGTTGAAAGATATCTTGTTTCCACAGAAAACTGCAATAAAATTGACTTcaagttaaaaacaaatgttgatcTCACAACCTATGGTTATCAAATTGTATTAAGGAACCAATGGATCAATATTATGCAGTATAaatggtacagtacagtataaagAGAGATATAAGATTACAAATAGAAACAGAGATTACAAATCAAGCATTCTGGTCAGCAAAATGTTGATTATGTTTCTGATGAAGATCAATGAAAAGATTCACACATATTCACGTGTATTATGTATAGTTCTGGTATTCAGATACTACAATCAGAACTGTcggattaaatataaaatatataatataaaaatatgttgtatATTTCTTATTACCATTTGCTAAATATGTTTTATCACATTCACCAATTTGCCAGCACATTATATTGTCATttactttaattttaatttaatttaattttaaatggaattaatGAACCTGGCTGAGTGTACCATTCTTGATGTGTAGCAATGAAGACTTTCAGTTAGTGGTAAAATTTTGAACTGCAGAGATCAGAAAGCATGTCCTAATTTtgagtgattttgttttgttttgttttttcagtatttGCCTGAAGGACACTCTTCCCTGGGTCAAATgatgagagagagtgatgcTCAGGAGAGACAGCAGGATGAGACAATGAGAGAAGACCAAATTCTTGACCTGGTCAAGAGAGAGATACATGGAATTGAGGAAGAGGTGGGGAAAAGACAGGAGGAGGACCAGAAGGAACAACTGGAACAGAGACCTgatttacagagagagagggaagagctgGAAAAGATGAAGATAGAAATACAGATAACCAAGGACTTGTTGAGGAGAAGAGAACAGGAGATGGAAAATCTAAAGGATGAGATGGTCAAAGACATGGAGAAACTAAAGgaggaaaaggaaacagaaattGCAAGACTGAAGGAAGAGAAGATCGTAGAGATGGAACAACTTGAGGATGAAAAGAGCCTGAAGAAAGAGAGGCTAAAGGAATTTAGTGACAGACGGAAAAAGACAacgaaggaggaggaagaaggggtAGAAGTGGAGTCGTTCATggaagagacacacagacagaaggacagatCATCTGAGGAACTGGTACTTTCCATATCTGCCACAGAATATCTTGGTCGATCCCAGCAGTGAAGTTAGTGGGACGGCTGACAAAAGAGATATATCATACCCAGcttgtgattttgttttcatggtgaagtgtgtgcatgtacagcaTGTGACCTGAATTTatctatgtactgtatgtttttattgtatCCCCCTTTTTTCCaggataacaaaaaaaatccttaacTTGACTGTGAAAACATGTGGGTACAGTCAACTAAAATTGTTGAAAGACATCTTATTTCCACAGAAAATTGCAATAATATTGacttaaagtttttaaaaaaatgttgattgaaaccAATCTCACAACCTGTGGTTATCAAATTTGAAACCCATGTATCATCATGATGCAGTATGAATAGTACAGTATGGTATAAAGGGAGATATTAGATTACAAATTGAAACAGAGATGTTAGATTACAAATCGGTCATTCTGGTCAGCAAAATGTTGATGATGTGTCTGATGAACATCAATGAAGAGATTCCCACATATTCACATGTATTATGTATAGCTCTGGTATTCAGCTAGACTAGTTggattaaatttaaaatatattatgtaaaaatatgtcATATATTTCTTGTTACAGAGACCTGatttacagagagagaaggaagagcaGGAACAGAGACCTGAtttccagagagagagggaagagctgGAAAAGATGAAGATAGAAATACAGATAACCAAGGACTTGTTGAGGAGAAGAGAACAGGAGATGGAAAATCTAAAGGATGAGATGGTCAAAGACATGGAGAAACTAAAGgaggaaaaggaaacagaaattGCAAGACTGAAGGAAGAGAAGATCGTAGAGATGGAACAACTTGAGGACGAAAAGAGCCTGAATAAAGAGAGGCTAAAGGAATTTAAAGACAGACGGAAAAAGACAacg
This region of Anguilla rostrata isolate EN2019 chromosome 8, ASM1855537v3, whole genome shotgun sequence genomic DNA includes:
- the LOC135261209 gene encoding trichohyalin-like isoform X1, with translation MKEKNDVESVKVEMKRQKEDLENQLEEMKTEKKKVDIIKADQQKEKEEIEEIREDIERQRADVEKVKADIKQQSEDLNNKLEEMRTEKDVLQKMHLDIQKEKDEVNKDKEEIIQEKAEIEMMKAEIHQMKEKTMKDTENLEKRMGEIIKQKEDLEMETAEMQTEKNKMTKIIVDLEKKNKDADKQLEDIMSEKNAIEQMRDDMKKQEDDLEKRMKDMKKEEDKISIAIANLEKQKEVIEESKAEIMKEKNDVESVKVEMKRQKEDLENQLEEMKTEKKKVDIIKADQQKEKEEIEEIREDIERQRADVEKVKADIKQQSEDLNNKLEEMRTEKDVLQKMHLDIQKEKDEVNKDKEEITKEMAEIEMMKAEIHQAKEKTMKDTENVERIKHEIMEQKEDLERQITEIKTEKDKLAIIMFDLEKKNKVVDKELEEIQMEKDVIEQMKAQLKKEEDELENRMVDIKKEENSISMIVHDLERKIADLQNKLEELRREKNEMEIIMTKLRDEKDDIERTNAEILREKETIDQIKVEISRQKYALEKRIDEIMQEKIEMAKVMADTERQKEGMKETRVEIMREKDAVDQAKAEMKIQKELLENQLEEICKEKQRMDISMANLQKENEKLEENKKETVWQRADLDKARVDTKKQKDELETRMEDVKREMERLEQIHLKIQKQNDEIKENKEQVTQEKAEIEMIKAEIQQQTENTIKDKENLERMKDEIVKQKEDLETRIAEIMTEKDKLDMIVLDLEKKNKKLDKYLEEIIMEKDSIEEMKSDLKKQKYELENRMIEINKEEDKIARIVADLERQREELKNKLEEVRREKDDMKVTMAKLQEQKEEIERNNERILGESEIIDQLKAEISRQKVDLTKNVDKIKLEEIEIAKVMADIERQKEEMEKTRVEIMREKEDVDQAKAEMKRLEKDLENKLEEIRKEEETMGTSRADSQKVKEELEESRRDIARQETYINQVKTDIEQQKEVIKNKLEEISKEKDKLQQIHLDIQKENEIIKANHEEVTREKIEIEMMKAEIKQQKEKTIKDTEILERVKDEIVHQKEEGEICLVEVKNKREMMDIMTAKLEKQAEEMEESCDQVRKEKQEVEQVKFEMRRLKDELETKIKEIKEEKENMAMIILDLGKKNNEVDEQLKGIKREKDGIEQMKVQLKKQEDELEHRLIDIKKEEDKIAKLVADLEKQREDLEMETMETQREDKLTKIMVDLEKKNKEVDKHLEEIKSEKENFEQVQADLKKEKDDLDNRMIDIKKEEDKIANIVADLERQREDLKNKLEEVRKEKGEMEITITDLQREKEELERTKAENLREKETIGKLKAEIKSQKDDLETKRVAMLPEKAEMAMAMLDEERLREGMEEKRAEVRREKEDELVEAEMVRSKEDLEKLMEEMRTEKEKMDLIKADIQKEKDFVEESRRGIALQKDDLDKVKANIKKQKDELETRMEDVKKEMERLGQIQLDIQRQNDDIKAIKEELRREKAEIQQQKDKSMKDTENVERMMAEILKQKEDLEMETMEIQREKDKLTKIMVDLEQKNKEVDKHLEEIKSEKENFEQIQADLKKEKDDLDNRMIDIKKGEDQIAMSIAELESQKGDLHYKLEEVRREKDEMEIIMANLLGEKEEIVRTKAEIVSEKQTIDQLKTELRLKDEPGTKTEDINLEKGEIGILVTDKQKDEMGEIKAEVLREKEDTELAKAEMKRDKDDLEMKWKELMTEKERIEITMANLEKRKEETEQIRRDTLREKMHIQQIKLELQRQKEDTEHRLVAKKTAVETTEAESQTAEVEWEKMRDETVKEMMEHFMEKIMREKDDLEVTKAQISRQKFEIESRIEEAKREKAYLLRLNEEIEQKRHEAMREKYNMEEIKAKIQRQKEDLEKRMEETHRMEEMKGPLLRAIQELEQCRKEIQRVKQEMEQSREETRQEKDRMELMKIEIRTLKHQLNEQRGIIVNKELKHIGMQTDLEYLEHTKSHLKGTMEDMDSMGDETDTYRELEGGVEKTTREKDKMTLLETEIMRDREAQERLQDETMRKKQHIFQIKTEIHGVKGEMEKRQEEDQKEELDQRPDLLREGEELEQRPDFQREGEELDQRPDFQREGEELEQRPDFQREGEELEQRPDFQSEREQLEQRPDFQSEREELEKMKIEIETTKNLLKRREDELEKLKDKMLKDIEELRKEKETEIKGLKEEKKIEIEQPKTMEKKKLKKFKDKKKRTLKEEKEGVAVEWFMEETHGQMDRPTEKLYLPEGHSSLGQMMRESDAQERQQDETMREDQILDLVKREIHGIEEEVGKRQEEDQKEQLEQRPDLQREREELEKMKIEIQITKDLLRRREQEMENLKDEMVKDMEKLKEEKETEIARLKEEKIVEMEQLEDEKSLKKERLKEFSDRRKKTTKEEEEGVEVESFMEETHRQKDRSSEELRPDLQREKEEQEQRPDFQREREELEKMKIEIQITKDLLRRREQEMENLKDEMVKDMEKLKEEKETEIARLKEEKIVEMEQLEDEKSLNKERLKEFKDRRKKTTKEEEEGVEVESFMEETHRQMGRPAEELVLSISTTEYLSRSQQYTVREVAEKSTQTVRGRRRFRRVLGWLRQCCCQREPGELE
- the LOC135261209 gene encoding trichohyalin-like isoform X2 yields the protein MKEKNDVESVKVEMKRQKEDLENQLEEMKTEKKKVDIIKADQQKEKEEIEEIREDIERQRADVEKVKADIKQQSEDLNNKLEEMRTEKDVLQKMHLDIQKEKDEVNKDKEEIIQEKAEIEMMKAEIHQMKEKTMKDTENLEKRMGEIIKQKEDLEMETAEMQTEKNKMTKIIVDLEKKNKDADKQLEDIMSEKNAIEQMRDDMKKQEDDLEKRMKDMKKEEDKISIAIANLEKQKEVIEESKAEIMKEKNDVESVKVEMKRQKEDLENQLEEMKTEKKKVDIIKADQQKEKEEIEEIREDIERQRADVEKVKADIKQQSEDLNNKLEEMRTEKDVLQKMHLDIQKEKDEVNKDKEEITKEMAEIEMMKAEIHQAKEKTMKDTENVERIKHEIMEQKEDLERQITEIKTEKDKLAIIMFDLEKKNKVVDKELEEIQMEKDVIEQMKAQLKKEEDELENRMVDIKKEENSISMIVHDLERKIADLQNKLEELRREKNEMEIIMTKLRDEKDDIERTNAEILREKETIDQIKVEISRQKYALEKRIDEIMQEKIEMAKVMADTERQKEGMKETRVEIMREKDAVDQAKAEMKIQKELLENQLEEICKEKQRMDISMANLQKENEKLEENKKETVWQRADLDKARVDTKKQKDELETRMEDVKREMERLEQIHLKIQKQNDEIKENKEQVTQEKAEIEMIKAEIQQQTENTIKDKENLERMKDEIVKQKEDLETRIAEIMTEKDKLDMIVLDLEKKNKKLDKYLEEIIMEKDSIEEMKSDLKKQKYELENRMIEINKEEDKIARIVADLERQREELKNKLEEVRREKDDMKVTMAKLQEQKEEIERNNERILGESEIIDQLKAEISRQKVDLTKNVDKIKLEEIEIAKVMADIERQKEEMEKTRVEIMREKEDVDQAKAEMKRLEKDLENKLEEIRKEEETMGTSRADSQKVKEELEESRRDIARQETYINQVKTDIEQQKEVIKNKLEEISKEKDKLQQIHLDIQKENEIIKANHEEVTREKIEIEMMKAEIKQQKEKTIKDTEILERVKDEIVHQKEEGEICLVEVKNKREMMDIMTAKLEKQAEEMEESCDQVRKEKQEVEQVKFEMRRLKDELETKIKEIKEEKENMAMIILDLGKKNNEVDEQLKGIKREKDGIEQMKVQLKKQEDELEHRLIDIKKEEDKIAKLVADLEKQREDLEMETMETQREDKLTKIMVDLEKKNKEVDKHLEEIKSEKENFEQVQADLKKEKDDLDNRMIDIKKEEDKIANIVADLERQREDLKNKLEEVRKEKGEMEITITDLQREKEELERTKAENLREKETIGKLKAEIKSQKDDLETKRVAMLPEKAEMAMAMLDEERLREGMEEKRAEVRREKEDELVEAEMVRSKEDLEKLMEEMRTEKEKMDLIKADIQKEKDFVEESRRGIALQKDDLDKVKANIKKQKDELETRMEDVKKEMERLGQIQLDIQRQNDDIKAIKEELRREKAEIQQQKDKSMKDTENVERMMAEILKQKEDLEMETMEIQREKDKLTKIMVDLEQKNKEVDKHLEEIKSEKENFEQIQADLKKEKDDLDNRMIDIKKGEDQIAMSIAELESQKGDLHYKLEEVRREKDEMEIIMANLLGEKEEIVRTKAEIVSEKQTIDQLKTELRLKDEPGTKTEDINLEKGEIGILVTDKQKDEMGEIKAEVLREKEDTELAKAEMKRDKDDLEMKWKELMTEKERIEITMANLEKRKEETEQIRRDTLREKMHIQQIKLELQRQKEDTEHRLVAKKTAVETTEAESQTAEVEWEKMRDETVKEMMEHFMEKIMREKDDLEVTKAQISRQKFEIESRIEEAKREKAYLLRLNEEIEQKRHEAMREKYNMEEIKAKIQRQKEDLEKRMEETHRMEEMKGPLLRAIQELEQCRKEIQRVKQEMEQSREETRQEKDRMELMKIEIRTLKHQLNEQRGIIVNKELKHIGMQTDLEYLEHTKSHLKGTMEDMDSMGDETDTYRELEGGVEKTTREKDKMTLLETEIMRDREAQERLQDETMRKKQHIFQIKTEIHGVKGEMEKRQEEDQKEELDQRPDLLREGEELEQRPDFQREGEELDQRPDFQREGEELEQRPDFQREGEELEQRPDFQSEREQLEQRPDFQSEREELEKMKIEIETTKNLLKRREDELEKLKDKMLKDIEELRKEKETEIKGLKEEKKIEIEQPKTMEKKKLKKFKDKKKRTLKEEKEGVAVEWFMEETHGQMDRPTEKLYLPEGHSSLGQMMRESDAQERQQDETMREDQILDLVKREIHGIEEEVGKRQEEDQKEQLEQRPDLQREREELEKMKIEIQITKDLLRRREQEMENLKDEMVKDMEKLKEEKETEIARLKEEKIVEMEQLEDEKSLKKERLKEFSDRRKKTTKEEEEGVEVESFMEETHRQKDRSSEELRPDLQREKEEQEQRPDFQREREELEKMKIEIQITKDLLRRREQEMENLKDEMVKDMEKLKEEKETEIARLKEEKIVEMEQLEDEKSLNKERLKEFKDRRKKTTKEEEEGVEVESFMEETHRQMGRPAEELLLPEGQSFLSRNMWRLASVFCQWWIFLLFFIFLAVYILELH